In one window of Macrotis lagotis isolate mMagLag1 chromosome 5, bilby.v1.9.chrom.fasta, whole genome shotgun sequence DNA:
- the CIART gene encoding circadian-associated transcriptional repressor isoform X1 has protein sequence MESPSSISFCSSSLSSSSSPSGADSALSDFGFPSDSEGEYKGAHRPRSGVGWRRESRRLGPLRHSRRPLSASGPQAASCLEEPGLAFPKAGSGMKRSRDNEETCPNVRTSCTEGDRLFAQKCKELQGFIRPLTDLLNGLKMGRYERGLSSFQQSVAMDRIQRIVGVLQKPEMGERYLGTLLQVEGMLKNWFPHIASQSSPPEDRKTRLLSKPLASHQTYPTDPSGDLRRKEINQSQLRHLDQGKEKLHSQEQELSQLLPDWPAMNLTWIHTSPICNPPLSSLGSATFSPGLLGPRARFGVILFLQHGAQSFAHSAPTTPVPDATASPVVCGGPKNLPKEGPRCYSLPVSLASTPVISEWSHTLSSPCLPTVARETTTRMDEKQTLHFC, from the exons ATGGAGTCTCCATCTAGCATTTCCTTCTGCTCTTCCTCcctctcatcttcctcctccccctccggGGCAGACAGTGCCCTCAGTGACTTCGGCTTTCCCTCCGATAGCGAGGGGGAGTACAAGGGGGCTCATCGGCCCAGGTCAGGGGTTGGTTGGAGGAGGGAAAGCCGGCGGCTGGGCCCTCTTAGACATTCCCGACGCCCCCTGAGTGCCAGTGGTCCCCAAGCTGCATCCTGCCTAGAAGAACCTGGCTTGGCTTTTCCCAAGGCTGGTTCAGGAATGAAGAGATCAAGAGACAATGAGGAGACCTGTCCCAACGTTCGGACCTCTTGCACAGAAGGAGATCGGCTCTTTGctcaaaag TGTAAAGAGCTTCAAGGATTCATTCGCCCCCTCACAGACCTGTTGAATGGGCTGAAAATGGGCCGCTATGAAAGAG GATTAAGCAGTTTTCAACAGAGTGTGGCAATGGACAGGATTCAGCGCATTGTAGGTGTCCTACAGAAGCCTGAGATGGG TGAGCGATATCTAGGGACCTTACTACAAGTAGAGGGTATGTTAAAGAATTGGTTTCCTCACATAGCCTCCCAGAGTTCACCTCCAGAGGATAGGAAGACCAGGCTTCTATCCAAG CCTTTGGCCAGCCACCAGACCTACCCAACTGATCCTTCAGGTGATCTCCGGAGAAAGGAGATAAACCAGAGTCAGCTAAGACATCTGGATCAAGGAAAAGAGAAGTTGCATTCTCAAGAACAAGAATTGTCCCAGCTTCTTCCAGATTGGCCAGCCATGAACTTGACATGGATCCACACATCCCCCATTTGCAATCCACCTCTTAGCTCCCTTGGCTCAGCTACCTTCAGTCCTGGTCTTTTGGGTCCCAGGGCCAGGTTTGGGGTTATCCTCTTCCTTCAGCATGGAGCACAATCTTTTGCACATTCAGCACCCACCACTCCTGTCCCTGATGCTACAGCGTCTCCTGTTGTCTGTGGTGGTCCTAAGAATCTCCCAAAAGAAGGGCCTCGCTGCTACAGTTTGCCGGTTTCTCTAGCATCCACCCCAGTGATTTCAGAATGGAGCCATACCTTATCTTCACCCTGTTTGCCCACTGTGGCCAGAGAGACAACAACTAGAATGGATGAGAAACAGACCCTTCATTTCTGCTGA
- the CIART gene encoding circadian-associated transcriptional repressor isoform X2: protein MKRSRDNEETCPNVRTSCTEGDRLFAQKCKELQGFIRPLTDLLNGLKMGRYERGLSSFQQSVAMDRIQRIVGVLQKPEMGERYLGTLLQVEGMLKNWFPHIASQSSPPEDRKTRLLSKPLASHQTYPTDPSGDLRRKEINQSQLRHLDQGKEKLHSQEQELSQLLPDWPAMNLTWIHTSPICNPPLSSLGSATFSPGLLGPRARFGVILFLQHGAQSFAHSAPTTPVPDATASPVVCGGPKNLPKEGPRCYSLPVSLASTPVISEWSHTLSSPCLPTVARETTTRMDEKQTLHFC from the exons ATGAAGAGATCAAGAGACAATGAGGAGACCTGTCCCAACGTTCGGACCTCTTGCACAGAAGGAGATCGGCTCTTTGctcaaaag TGTAAAGAGCTTCAAGGATTCATTCGCCCCCTCACAGACCTGTTGAATGGGCTGAAAATGGGCCGCTATGAAAGAG GATTAAGCAGTTTTCAACAGAGTGTGGCAATGGACAGGATTCAGCGCATTGTAGGTGTCCTACAGAAGCCTGAGATGGG TGAGCGATATCTAGGGACCTTACTACAAGTAGAGGGTATGTTAAAGAATTGGTTTCCTCACATAGCCTCCCAGAGTTCACCTCCAGAGGATAGGAAGACCAGGCTTCTATCCAAG CCTTTGGCCAGCCACCAGACCTACCCAACTGATCCTTCAGGTGATCTCCGGAGAAAGGAGATAAACCAGAGTCAGCTAAGACATCTGGATCAAGGAAAAGAGAAGTTGCATTCTCAAGAACAAGAATTGTCCCAGCTTCTTCCAGATTGGCCAGCCATGAACTTGACATGGATCCACACATCCCCCATTTGCAATCCACCTCTTAGCTCCCTTGGCTCAGCTACCTTCAGTCCTGGTCTTTTGGGTCCCAGGGCCAGGTTTGGGGTTATCCTCTTCCTTCAGCATGGAGCACAATCTTTTGCACATTCAGCACCCACCACTCCTGTCCCTGATGCTACAGCGTCTCCTGTTGTCTGTGGTGGTCCTAAGAATCTCCCAAAAGAAGGGCCTCGCTGCTACAGTTTGCCGGTTTCTCTAGCATCCACCCCAGTGATTTCAGAATGGAGCCATACCTTATCTTCACCCTGTTTGCCCACTGTGGCCAGAGAGACAACAACTAGAATGGATGAGAAACAGACCCTTCATTTCTGCTGA